Proteins encoded by one window of Vibrio panuliri:
- the prfB gene encoding peptide chain release factor 2 (programmed frameshift) yields the protein MFEINPIKNRLQDVSSRTTVLRGYLDYDAKQERLEEVNAELEQPDVWNEPERAQALGKERASLEAVVETIDQLEQGVEDVEGLLELAVEEEDQETFDEIEPELAELEDKLAKLEFRRMFSGDHDASDCYIDLQAGSGGTEAQDWTNMLLRMYLRWAEAKGFKTEVIEVSEGEVAGLKGATVKISGEYAYGWLRTETGVHRLVRKSPFDSSGRRHTSFSSAFVYPEIDDNIAIDINPADLRIDVYRASGAGGQHVNTTESAVRITHVPTNTVVQCQNDRSQHKNKDQAMKQLRAKLFELEIQKQNAEKQANEDAKSDIGWGSQIRSYVLDDSRIKDLRTGVENRNTQAVLDGDLDKFIEASLKSGL from the exons ATGTTTGAAATTAATCCAATTAAAAACCGTCTACAGGATGTGTCTTCGCGCACTACAGTCCTGAGGGGGTATCTT GACTATGACGCTAAACAAGAGCGTCTAGAAGAAGTCAACGCAGAACTCGAGCAACCAGATGTATGGAATGAACCTGAGCGTGCACAAGCGCTAGGCAAAGAGCGTGCATCACTAGAAGCGGTTGTGGAAACTATCGACCAACTAGAACAAGGTGTAGAAGACGTTGAAGGTCTTTTAGAGCTTGCGGTCGAAGAAGAAGACCAAGAAACATTTGATGAAATTGAACCTGAGTTAGCGGAGCTAGAAGACAAACTGGCTAAGCTTGAGTTCCGTCGTATGTTCTCTGGTGACCATGATGCATCTGATTGCTATATCGACTTACAAGCTGGTTCTGGCGGTACAGAAGCGCAAGACTGGACCAATATGTTACTTCGTATGTACCTACGTTGGGCTGAAGCAAAAGGCTTTAAGACCGAGGTTATCGAAGTTTCTGAAGGTGAAGTCGCGGGTCTGAAAGGCGCGACAGTGAAGATCTCTGGTGAGTATGCTTACGGCTGGTTACGCACTGAAACGGGCGTACATCGCCTAGTTCGTAAATCACCATTTGACTCAAGTGGTCGTCGTCATACTTCTTTCTCATCTGCGTTTGTTTACCCTGAGATTGATGACAACATTGCTATCGATATTAACCCTGCCGATCTGCGTATCGACGTATACCGCGCATCTGGTGCGGGTGGTCAGCACGTTAACACCACCGAATCTGCGGTACGTATTACGCACGTACCTACCAATACGGTAGTGCAGTGTCAGAACGACCGTTCTCAGCATAAGAACAAAGATCAAGCAATGAAGCAGCTACGTGCCAAACTGTTTGAATTAGAGATTCAAAAGCAAAATGCTGAGAAGCAAGCGAACGAAGATGCCAAATCTGACATCGGTTGGGGCAGTCAAATCCGTTCATACGTTCTTGATGACTCTCGTATTAAAGATTTACGTACTGGCGTTGAAAACCGCAATACCCAAGCGGTGCTTGACGGCGACTTAGACAAATTTATTGAAGCTAGCCTGAAATCAGGTCTGTAA
- the brnQ gene encoding branched-chain amino acid transport system II carrier protein, with translation MKQSLKLSDITALGFMLFAFFLGAGNIIFPPLAGQLAGENVLPAMFGFLLTAVGLPLVTIIAIAVAGGSWQKLTKDLPVKAATVMAVLIFIIIGPAFAAPRTGLVAYEMAVKPFFAHAEQLHLTIFSIAFFAIAMFFSWSQGKLIDVIGKVLTPVLFIGLIVLATAVFFFPQGEIIAAQGEYLTHPLQKGFLEGYNTMDTFGSLMFGVLIVDALRGKGITEHKPTAKYLTYAGLIAAVGLAFVYVSLFYLGATSSSIAAGADNGGVILSQYVQALFGSYGQIVLTVIVLLACLTTAIGLISACSDYFSSLTKITYKQWVIINGVACAFVANVGLAQLIALSVPVLFALYPVAIALVVLTFLRSKLPNPRLAYRAVLLVSLVFALIDAVKVAGVDVSVFNALPLFDMGMGWLLPTFAAMVCMFFVGRSNQPSLIEDAA, from the coding sequence GTGAAGCAGTCCTTAAAATTATCAGATATTACAGCGTTAGGCTTTATGCTTTTCGCCTTCTTTTTAGGTGCAGGTAACATCATTTTCCCACCATTAGCAGGTCAACTAGCAGGTGAAAATGTATTACCAGCCATGTTTGGCTTTTTGTTGACAGCGGTAGGCCTCCCTCTTGTGACCATTATCGCTATTGCTGTCGCAGGTGGTTCGTGGCAAAAGCTTACCAAAGACTTACCAGTGAAAGCGGCAACGGTGATGGCGGTTTTGATTTTTATCATTATCGGCCCGGCATTTGCGGCCCCTCGTACTGGTTTGGTTGCGTACGAAATGGCGGTTAAGCCATTCTTTGCTCATGCAGAGCAACTTCACCTAACAATTTTCTCTATCGCTTTCTTTGCTATTGCTATGTTCTTCTCATGGTCACAAGGCAAACTGATTGATGTGATTGGTAAAGTGTTAACACCAGTGCTGTTTATTGGTTTGATCGTGCTGGCTACTGCGGTATTTTTCTTTCCGCAAGGCGAGATTATCGCAGCGCAAGGTGAGTACTTAACGCACCCGCTTCAGAAAGGCTTCCTTGAAGGTTACAACACCATGGATACCTTTGGCTCGCTAATGTTTGGTGTACTGATTGTTGATGCACTGCGTGGTAAGGGTATTACCGAGCACAAGCCAACGGCTAAGTATCTGACTTATGCAGGTCTAATTGCTGCGGTTGGCCTGGCGTTTGTTTATGTGTCGCTATTTTACTTAGGTGCAACGAGCTCTTCGATTGCAGCGGGCGCAGACAATGGCGGTGTGATCCTAAGTCAGTATGTACAAGCACTGTTTGGCTCATATGGTCAGATTGTTCTTACTGTCATTGTACTTCTAGCGTGTTTAACGACGGCTATCGGCTTGATCTCTGCGTGTTCTGACTACTTCAGTTCACTAACAAAAATTACTTACAAGCAGTGGGTAATTATCAACGGTGTGGCTTGTGCATTCGTCGCTAACGTTGGTTTAGCTCAGTTGATTGCGCTTTCAGTACCAGTGTTATTTGCGCTTTACCCTGTAGCCATTGCATTAGTTGTGTTGACGTTCCTGCGCAGCAAACTGCCTAACCCACGTCTTGCTTATCGCGCAGTTCTATTGGTTTCGTTGGTGTTTGCGTTGATTGATGCGGTGAAAGTCGCTGGTGTCGATGTCTCTGTATTCAATGCTTTGCCATTGTTTGATATGGGAATGGGTTGGTTACTGCCTACCTTTGCTGCGATGGTTTGCATGTTCTTTGTTGGCCGTTCAAACCAACCAAGCTTGATTGAAGATGCGGCGTAG
- a CDS encoding tRNA1(Val) (adenine(37)-N6)-methyltransferase, which yields MSKTFHKTKGFRFKQFTIDGGECGMPVSTDGVLLGAWSDLEGMHRILDIGTGTGLLALMCAQRQPSADIWAVDIEESAAVTAQLNVTHSPWSEQIRVELGDINTMTYPEPFDAVICNPPYFNNGEQSQSQQRATARHTGSLSHQALLARCKTLLHPQGRANFILPVVEGEAFIELAQKQGWSLTRLCRVKPTDNKAENRLLIELAQQGDQCQVEHLTIRNKNGYSDEFVALTKDFYLKM from the coding sequence ATGAGCAAGACATTTCATAAAACCAAAGGATTTCGTTTCAAGCAGTTCACTATTGATGGTGGGGAATGTGGCATGCCAGTCAGTACCGATGGCGTTTTGTTGGGCGCATGGAGCGACCTTGAAGGAATGCATCGAATCCTTGATATTGGTACGGGCACTGGGCTACTTGCGCTGATGTGCGCCCAACGCCAACCATCTGCCGACATCTGGGCGGTCGATATCGAGGAGAGTGCTGCGGTGACTGCTCAACTCAACGTGACACACTCACCTTGGTCTGAGCAAATACGCGTTGAACTTGGTGATATCAATACAATGACTTACCCCGAACCATTTGATGCGGTTATTTGTAATCCACCTTACTTTAACAATGGCGAGCAATCTCAGTCTCAGCAACGAGCGACCGCTCGGCATACAGGAAGCCTCAGCCATCAAGCTCTACTGGCACGTTGTAAGACATTACTTCATCCACAAGGGCGAGCGAACTTTATTCTGCCTGTCGTTGAGGGCGAAGCATTTATTGAGCTCGCTCAAAAACAAGGCTGGAGCCTAACGCGCCTTTGCCGAGTAAAGCCAACAGATAACAAAGCCGAGAATCGTTTACTTATTGAACTAGCCCAACAAGGCGACCAATGCCAAGTTGAACATCTAACGATCCGTAACAAAAATGGCTACAGCGATGAGTTTGTCGCCTTAACTAAAGACTTTTATTTAAAGATGTAG
- the srmB gene encoding ATP-dependent RNA helicase SrmB, with product MIKNFAELDLDPNLLSAIEEMGFKRPTQVQAQAIPQALDGRDILASAPTGTGKTAAFVLPALQYLQDFPRRKPGPARVLILTPTRELAMQVADQARALAKNTKLNIFTITGGVQYQEHADILATTQDIVVATPGRLMEYIQAERFDCRAIEWLILDEADRMLDMGFGPTVDRLSQECRWRKQTLLFSATLEGKGVEGFTADLLKDPAEIDAEPSRSERKKITQWYHRADNAEHKLALLKKIITEQAERSIVFLKTRERLAELRTELEKAQIPCAWIQGEMPQDRRNNAIARFRDGTVNVLLATDVAARGIDLPDVSHVINYDMPRSADVYLHRIGRTARAGKKGSAISIVEAHDQQMMDRVARYVKEDIKERFIKEMRPAHKKPVFKKKKKDDKKKSATKAKVKKKTSKKK from the coding sequence GTGATCAAAAATTTTGCAGAACTCGATTTAGATCCAAACCTGCTTAGTGCCATCGAAGAAATGGGCTTCAAACGTCCAACTCAAGTACAGGCGCAAGCGATCCCTCAAGCTCTAGATGGCCGAGATATTCTAGCATCAGCACCAACGGGAACAGGGAAAACTGCAGCTTTTGTCTTGCCAGCACTGCAATATCTGCAAGACTTTCCTCGCCGTAAACCAGGGCCTGCACGTGTGTTGATCTTAACTCCGACTCGTGAGTTGGCGATGCAAGTCGCGGATCAAGCTCGCGCGCTAGCAAAGAACACCAAACTGAATATCTTTACTATCACCGGTGGTGTGCAGTACCAAGAACATGCTGATATCTTAGCGACCACTCAAGATATCGTCGTGGCGACTCCTGGGCGACTAATGGAGTATATTCAAGCCGAACGTTTCGATTGTCGTGCGATTGAATGGCTGATTCTTGACGAGGCGGACCGTATGCTTGATATGGGCTTTGGTCCAACGGTTGACCGCCTATCTCAAGAATGCCGCTGGCGTAAACAAACTCTACTATTCTCAGCAACGCTTGAGGGTAAAGGGGTTGAAGGCTTTACCGCTGATCTACTGAAAGATCCGGCAGAAATAGATGCAGAACCTTCTCGCAGTGAACGTAAAAAGATCACTCAGTGGTATCACCGTGCGGACAACGCTGAGCACAAACTGGCGTTACTGAAAAAAATCATCACCGAGCAAGCTGAACGCTCTATCGTGTTTTTGAAAACTCGTGAGCGCCTAGCGGAACTGCGCACTGAACTAGAAAAAGCGCAAATCCCTTGTGCATGGATTCAAGGTGAAATGCCTCAGGATCGTCGTAACAACGCAATCGCACGCTTTCGTGATGGCACGGTAAACGTACTGCTAGCGACTGATGTCGCAGCGCGCGGTATCGACTTACCAGACGTTAGCCACGTAATTAACTACGATATGCCACGCAGTGCTGACGTGTACCTACACCGTATCGGCCGAACTGCACGTGCGGGTAAGAAAGGCTCTGCGATTTCAATCGTTGAAGCGCACGATCAACAAATGATGGATCGCGTAGCTCGTTACGTAAAAGAAGACATCAAAGAGCGCTTTATCAAAGAGATGCGCCCAGCACACAAAAAGCCAGTGTTTAAGAAAAAGAAAAAAGACGACAAGAAAAAGTCGGCAACCAAAGCGAAAGTGAAAAAGAAAACTTCAAAGAAGAAGTAA
- the prfC gene encoding peptide chain release factor 3, translated as MSNTPFIGEVSKRRTFAIISHPDAGKTTITEKVLLFGNAIQKAGTVKGRGSNQHAKSDWMEMEKERGISVTTSVMQFPYNNCLVNLLDTPGHEDFSEDTYRTLTAVDSCLMVIDAAKGVEDRTRKLMEVTRLRDTPIVTFMNKLDRDVRDPMEVLDEVENELGMMCAPITWPIGCGKEFKGVYHIHRDETILYESGHGHEIQEVRIIKGLDNPELDDKVGADLAASVREELELVMGACPEFDQDLFLTGELTPVYFGTALGNFGVDHMLDGLTEWAPMPKTRQAVERDVEATEDKFSGFVFKIQANMDPKHRDRIAFMRIVSGTYTQGMKMNHVRLGKQVSISDAVTFMAGDRSRAEHAYAGDIIGLHNHGTIQIGDTFTQGEALKFSGIPNFAPELFRRIRLKDPLKQKQLLKGLVQLSEEGAVQVFRPLQNNDLIVGAVGVLQFDVVVARLKSEYNVEAIYEGVNVATARWVECEDGKKLDEFQRKNQANLALDGGDNLTYIAPTMVNLNLAQERHPDIQFRATREH; from the coding sequence ATGTCAAATACACCATTTATTGGCGAAGTGTCTAAGCGTAGAACATTCGCTATTATCTCGCACCCGGATGCGGGTAAAACCACAATTACAGAGAAAGTTCTGTTATTCGGAAACGCGATCCAGAAAGCGGGTACAGTTAAAGGTCGTGGTTCTAACCAACACGCGAAATCTGACTGGATGGAGATGGAAAAAGAGCGTGGTATCTCGGTAACTACGTCTGTGATGCAGTTCCCTTACAATAACTGCCTAGTTAACCTTCTCGATACTCCGGGACACGAAGACTTCTCGGAAGATACATACCGTACGCTAACAGCGGTAGACTCATGTCTAATGGTTATCGACGCGGCGAAAGGTGTTGAGGATCGTACGCGTAAATTGATGGAAGTAACCCGTCTGCGTGATACGCCAATCGTAACCTTTATGAACAAACTTGACCGTGACGTTCGCGATCCAATGGAAGTGTTGGACGAGGTAGAAAACGAATTGGGTATGATGTGTGCGCCAATCACATGGCCAATTGGTTGTGGTAAAGAGTTTAAAGGTGTCTACCACATTCACCGTGATGAGACGATTCTGTATGAATCAGGCCACGGTCATGAGATTCAAGAAGTACGTATCATCAAAGGTCTCGATAACCCAGAGCTAGATGACAAAGTAGGTGCCGATCTCGCGGCAAGCGTACGTGAAGAACTAGAGTTGGTTATGGGTGCATGCCCTGAGTTTGATCAAGACCTATTCCTAACTGGCGAATTGACACCGGTGTACTTCGGTACTGCACTAGGTAACTTTGGTGTTGACCACATGCTAGATGGTTTGACTGAATGGGCTCCAATGCCAAAAACACGTCAAGCAGTCGAGCGTGATGTTGAAGCAACGGAAGATAAGTTCTCTGGCTTCGTATTTAAGATCCAAGCAAACATGGATCCAAAACACCGTGACCGTATCGCATTCATGCGAATCGTATCTGGTACTTACACACAAGGTATGAAGATGAACCACGTTCGTCTTGGTAAACAAGTCAGTATCTCAGATGCGGTTACATTTATGGCCGGTGATCGTTCTCGTGCAGAGCATGCGTATGCTGGTGACATTATCGGTCTACACAACCACGGTACGATCCAGATTGGTGATACCTTCACTCAAGGTGAGGCGTTGAAGTTCTCTGGCATTCCAAACTTTGCTCCAGAACTGTTCCGTCGTATTCGCCTAAAAGATCCATTGAAGCAGAAGCAACTACTGAAAGGCCTAGTTCAGCTTTCTGAAGAAGGTGCAGTACAGGTATTTCGTCCACTGCAAAACAACGACCTTATCGTTGGTGCGGTTGGTGTGCTTCAGTTTGACGTGGTTGTGGCTCGCTTGAAGTCAGAATACAACGTTGAAGCAATCTACGAAGGTGTGAACGTAGCGACAGCACGTTGGGTAGAGTGCGAAGACGGCAAGAAGTTGGATGAGTTCCAACGTAAGAACCAAGCAAACCTAGCGCTAGATGGTGGTGATAACCTAACGTACATCGCGCCAACGATGGTGAACTTGAATTTAGCGCAAGAGCGTCATCCAGATATTCAGTTCCGCGCGACTCGCGAACACTAA
- the rimI gene encoding ribosomal protein S18-alanine N-acetyltransferase — translation MTLQLTTLATEHLDDVWAIELQAHSHPWAESMIRDLSSRGACHHVLLDNEQVVGYFYAQNIVGEVTLLNIAIAPSQQGKGFGKKLLEHFIEMCENAQAESAWLEVRESNHKAFSLYESAGFNEVDRRRNYYPTANGNEDAIIMSYLFLF, via the coding sequence ATGACATTACAATTGACCACGCTTGCTACGGAACATCTTGACGATGTTTGGGCAATAGAGCTGCAAGCTCACAGCCACCCATGGGCGGAATCGATGATTCGTGACCTATCTAGTCGCGGTGCATGCCACCATGTGTTACTCGATAATGAGCAAGTGGTGGGCTACTTTTATGCCCAGAATATCGTTGGTGAAGTGACGTTACTGAATATCGCGATAGCCCCTTCGCAGCAGGGAAAAGGGTTTGGCAAAAAGCTGTTAGAACACTTTATAGAAATGTGTGAGAACGCCCAAGCAGAGAGTGCATGGCTAGAGGTTCGCGAGAGTAATCATAAAGCATTTTCACTTTATGAATCTGCGGGTTTTAATGAAGTGGATCGCCGCAGAAATTACTACCCAACCGCGAATGGTAACGAAGACGCGATTATCATGAGTTATTTATTCCTTTTCTGA
- a CDS encoding DNA polymerase III subunit psi has translation MRNEPMAYLSEMGIDQYQLIHPQRLSGYQAVSITLPSDCKLLLVSAVLPQGDQAEFLDRVLKSMQLTLAQVRHIYPHQLPQLEQPVEWVWFAGCASTELPSKVLNTPLLSDIDGNNAERKALWQQICSYS, from the coding sequence ATGCGAAACGAACCGATGGCATATTTATCTGAGATGGGTATCGACCAGTATCAGTTAATACATCCCCAGCGTCTTTCTGGTTACCAAGCGGTAAGTATTACGTTGCCGTCTGATTGTAAATTGCTGTTGGTTTCAGCGGTTTTGCCTCAAGGCGATCAAGCTGAGTTTCTCGATCGTGTGTTGAAAAGCATGCAGTTAACACTGGCGCAAGTGCGCCATATCTATCCCCACCAATTACCTCAACTTGAGCAACCTGTTGAATGGGTATGGTTTGCTGGATGCGCCAGCACCGAGTTACCTAGTAAAGTGCTCAATACACCACTGTTGAGTGATATTGATGGCAACAACGCCGAGCGTAAAGCGCTGTGGCAACAGATCTGTTCATACTCCTAA